The nucleotide window TCGGTGATATTGGGCGTAATGACGTCGGCTTGAGCGCACAGAAGCGCCATCATGCGTGCAAAATCCTCGTTAAAGCCAGGATAAAATACGCCGTTATCTCCCATACAAGGATCGACCAAAATGGTCTTACCCGCGCCGCCGAAGCTCGCAAATAGCTCGCTCATAATCTCGATCTGTGCCGCCGAGCCCAAAAAGCCCGTGTAGATGCCGTCAAATACCACTCCGCGGTCTTTCCAATGCGCCATGATCGCGCGTATTTGAGAGCTTAGATCGCAAAAGGTGTAGCCCGAAAAGCCCGTATGCATCGATAAAACCGCCGTAGGGATCACGCTCGTGCTCATCCCCATCGCGCTTAGTATCGGCAAAGCGACGGTTAGCGAAACCTTGCCCACGCAGGATATATCTTGAACGGTAAGAACTTTTTTCATCACAATTCCTAAAATTTTTGGCTCTATTTTACCGCTATTTATATTAAAAAGGCGAATTTAAATAAAATTTACTCTACGAATAGTCTAAATTTATATTATTTTTGGCGTTTTTCCGCTAAATTTTATCTCGGGTCCGCCGTAAATTCGGCTCTAAAAATCAACA belongs to uncultured Campylobacter sp. and includes:
- a CDS encoding pyridoxamine kinase, whose protein sequence is MKKVLTVQDISCVGKVSLTVALPILSAMGMSTSVIPTAVLSMHTGFSGYTFCDLSSQIRAIMAHWKDRGVVFDGIYTGFLGSAAQIEIMSELFASFGGAGKTILVDPCMGDNGVFYPGFNEDFARMMALLCAQADVITPNITEACAITGVPYREDADRDFIMDLLARLRELGARQVILKGIGYIADQCGVFSYDARTGRTNEYFHELLPVKFNGTGDIFAAVAFGAIMRGKSLETAVRIAADFVVSTIKETMSDEERNGYEGVDFEAIIPELVRKI